In a genomic window of Gemmatimonadetes bacterium T265:
- a CDS encoding transposase gives MSDKYAVIAAERGTYPVRWMCALLGVSVAGFYGAQRRPPGTRAAADERVRVEVRAAHAKSHRRYGAPRVHRELRAAGVRVAKKRVARLMREDGLVARRAQRRVRTTDSAHAHPVAPNVVARDFAVADQPGLDRVWVADFTYIPTREGWLFLAVVLDLASRRVVGWAVRETMETELVLAALHAALADRRPAPGLVCHSDRGSQYASAAYQVLLAASGAVPSMSAKGDCYDNAVAEAFFATLEHELLADVTFVSRAAARPAIFDFLFWYNGERRHSSLDYVSPVAYEQHLTARPARAA, from the coding sequence GTGAGCGACAAGTACGCCGTGATCGCGGCCGAGCGCGGGACGTACCCCGTGCGATGGATGTGCGCGCTGTTGGGCGTGAGCGTGGCCGGCTTCTACGGCGCACAGCGCCGGCCGCCGGGCACGCGCGCCGCCGCGGACGAGCGGGTGCGGGTGGAGGTGCGCGCCGCACACGCGAAGAGTCACCGGCGCTACGGGGCGCCGCGAGTGCATCGCGAGCTGCGCGCGGCCGGCGTACGCGTCGCCAAGAAGCGCGTCGCGCGGCTCATGCGCGAGGACGGCCTCGTGGCGCGCCGCGCGCAGCGCCGCGTACGCACGACCGACTCGGCGCATGCGCACCCGGTCGCGCCGAACGTGGTGGCGCGCGACTTCGCGGTCGCGGACCAGCCCGGGCTCGACCGCGTTTGGGTCGCCGATTTCACGTACATCCCCACGCGCGAGGGCTGGCTGTTCCTGGCGGTCGTGCTCGACCTGGCGAGCCGCCGCGTGGTGGGGTGGGCGGTGCGCGAGACGATGGAGACCGAGCTCGTGCTCGCGGCCCTGCATGCGGCGCTCGCCGACCGGCGCCCCGCGCCCGGGCTCGTGTGTCACTCGGATCGTGGGTCGCAATACGCGAGCGCGGCCTACCAGGTGCTGCTCGCTGCGTCTGGCGCGGTGCCGAGCATGAGCGCAAAAGGCGATTGCTACGATAATGCTGTTGCCGAGGCCTTCTTCGCGACGCTCGAACACGAGCTACTGGCTGATGTCACCTTCGTGTCGCGCGCGGCGGCGCGGCCCGCGATCTTCGACTTCCTCTTCTGGTACAACGGCGAGCGGCGCCACTCGAGCCTCGACTACGTGAGTCCCGTCGCCTATGAGCAGCACCTGACCGCGCGCCCCGCGCGAGCAGCCTAA
- a CDS encoding oxidoreductase, with translation MNISGNTILITGGGSGIGRAFAEAFHAAGNQVVVAGRRRETLDGVTAANPGMTARVLDVGDPDAVRTFAEQLVADYPALNVLINNAGIMRAEDLRADAVDLADAEATIAANLLGPIRLTAALLPHLRRQPAAAVVNVTSGLAFVPRADTPTYSATKAALHSYTESLRHQLRDTSVQVIELAPPLVATDLTPGQRANPRAMPLDDYVRESMALLRATPDAPAVYVERVKFQRYAEAEGRYDAAFHTINPA, from the coding sequence ATGAACATTTCGGGGAATACGATACTGATCACGGGCGGCGGGTCCGGCATCGGCCGGGCATTCGCCGAAGCGTTTCACGCCGCAGGCAACCAGGTCGTCGTTGCGGGCCGCCGCCGCGAGACGCTCGACGGGGTGACCGCCGCCAACCCGGGGATGACCGCCCGCGTCCTCGACGTCGGGGACCCGGACGCGGTCCGCACGTTCGCCGAGCAGCTGGTCGCGGACTACCCGGCGCTCAACGTCCTGATCAACAACGCGGGCATCATGCGCGCGGAAGATCTGCGGGCCGACGCGGTGGACCTGGCCGACGCCGAGGCGACGATCGCCGCCAACCTGCTCGGCCCGATCCGGCTGACGGCCGCGCTCCTGCCGCACCTGCGCCGGCAGCCGGCGGCCGCCGTCGTCAACGTCACCTCCGGGCTCGCGTTCGTCCCCCGCGCCGACACGCCGACGTACAGCGCGACCAAGGCCGCCCTTCACTCGTACACGGAGTCGCTGCGCCATCAGCTGCGCGACACCTCGGTGCAGGTCATCGAGCTCGCGCCGCCGCTCGTCGCGACGGACCTGACGCCGGGCCAGCGGGCGAACCCGCGCGCGATGCCGCTCGACGACTACGTCCGGGAGAGCATGGCGCTGCTGCGGGCCACCCCCGACGCGCCGGCCGTCTACGTCGAGCGCGTCAAGTTCCAGCGCTACGCGGAGGCCGAAGGCCGGTACGACGCCGCGTTCCACACGATCAACCCCGCCTAA
- a CDS encoding 2-dehydropantoate 2-reductase has protein sequence MRWLVWGAGAIGGTLGAHLARAGHDVTLVDADGAHVEAVNRGGIRITGPVSAFTAGVPAFTPGSVAGAWDTVVLATKAQHTEAAARALRPHLGAAGCVISAQNGLNELAIAELVGAERTVGAFVNFGADYLEPGVIHYGGRGAVVVGEIDGRVTPRALAVRDAWRDFDDRAVATPNIWGYLWGKEAYGAMLFATALTNASIADALALPAYRDLYIALAREMLAVAAARGVTPEAFDGFDPAAYLPSAPPGAAARSLEDLVAFNRRSAKTHSGIWRDLAVRKRRTEVDAQLGIVVALGQQAGIPTPLTARLVALIHDVETGTRAQSLDTLAALAAAPDAGAA, from the coding sequence ATGCGGTGGCTCGTGTGGGGCGCGGGCGCGATCGGCGGCACGCTGGGCGCGCACCTCGCGCGGGCCGGCCACGACGTGACGCTGGTCGACGCGGACGGCGCGCACGTCGAGGCCGTCAACCGCGGCGGGATCCGGATCACCGGCCCGGTCTCGGCGTTCACCGCCGGCGTTCCCGCGTTCACGCCCGGGTCGGTGGCCGGCGCGTGGGACACGGTCGTCCTCGCGACCAAGGCGCAGCACACCGAGGCCGCCGCGCGCGCGCTGCGGCCGCACCTGGGCGCCGCCGGGTGCGTCATTTCGGCGCAGAATGGGCTCAACGAACTCGCGATCGCCGAGCTCGTCGGCGCCGAGCGGACCGTCGGCGCGTTCGTCAACTTCGGCGCGGACTACCTCGAACCCGGCGTAATCCACTACGGCGGCCGCGGCGCGGTGGTCGTCGGCGAGATCGACGGACGCGTGACGCCCCGGGCGCTCGCGGTCCGCGACGCGTGGCGCGACTTCGACGACCGGGCCGTCGCCACGCCCAACATCTGGGGCTACCTGTGGGGCAAGGAGGCGTACGGCGCGATGCTCTTCGCCACGGCCCTGACCAACGCGTCGATCGCCGACGCCCTCGCCCTGCCGGCGTACCGCGACCTCTACATCGCGCTCGCGCGGGAGATGCTCGCCGTGGCCGCCGCGCGCGGGGTCACGCCCGAGGCGTTCGACGGGTTCGATCCGGCCGCGTACCTGCCGTCGGCCCCGCCCGGGGCCGCGGCGCGCTCGCTCGAGGATCTCGTCGCCTTCAACCGCCGCTCGGCCAAGACGCACAGCGGCATCTGGCGCGACCTCGCCGTGCGGAAGCGCCGCACGGAAGTCGACGCCCAACTCGGGATCGTGGTCGCGCTCGGCCAGCAGGCGGGCATCCCGACGCCGCTCACCGCGCGGCTCGTCGCGCTGATCCACGACGTCGAGACCGGCACCCGCGCGCAGTCGCTCGACACGCTGGCCGCGCTCGCCGCCGCCCCGGACGCGGGCGCCGCATGA
- a CDS encoding 3-oxoacyl-ACP reductase translates to MSRTFEGRTAVVTGAAHGLGRAIAVALAERGAHVWACDVLADELPETRRLCGAASGACAARVVDVCDKRAVDALVAEAAAATGRVDVLVNNAGGVLGQEGRPLEDVTPAEWQGIFDVNVTGAFYCAQAVAPGMKAARGGRIVNISSGAGLGVSLTGIQAYASAKAAQIGLTRQLAHELGPWGITVNNVAPGFVRSNPATERQWASYGEEGQRALVDQIALRRLGTPADIAHGVLFFASDEAGWITGQVLSIDGGK, encoded by the coding sequence ATGAGCCGCACGTTCGAGGGGCGGACGGCCGTCGTCACGGGCGCGGCGCACGGCCTCGGCCGCGCGATCGCGGTCGCGCTGGCCGAACGCGGCGCGCACGTGTGGGCCTGCGACGTGCTCGCGGACGAGCTGCCCGAGACGCGGCGGCTCTGCGGGGCCGCGAGCGGCGCGTGCGCGGCGCGCGTCGTCGACGTGTGCGACAAGCGCGCCGTGGACGCGTTGGTCGCGGAGGCGGCCGCGGCGACGGGCCGGGTCGACGTCCTCGTGAACAACGCGGGCGGCGTGTTAGGCCAGGAGGGGCGGCCGCTCGAGGACGTCACGCCGGCGGAGTGGCAGGGCATCTTCGACGTGAACGTGACCGGCGCGTTCTACTGCGCGCAGGCCGTCGCCCCGGGGATGAAGGCCGCGCGCGGGGGCCGGATCGTCAACATCTCGAGCGGCGCCGGGCTGGGCGTCAGCCTCACCGGCATCCAGGCGTACGCGTCGGCGAAGGCCGCGCAGATCGGCCTCACGCGCCAGCTCGCGCACGAGTTAGGCCCGTGGGGCATCACGGTGAACAACGTCGCGCCGGGCTTCGTGCGCTCCAACCCGGCGACCGAGCGCCAGTGGGCGTCGTACGGCGAGGAGGGCCAGCGCGCCCTCGTCGACCAGATCGCGCTCCGGCGACTCGGCACGCCCGCGGACATCGCCCACGGCGTGCTCTTCTTCGCCTCCGACGAGGCGGGCTGGATCACCGGCCAGGTGCTCTCGATCGACGGCGGCAAGTGA
- a CDS encoding amino acid permease, translating to MREARTTKDPMNDEPAPAPSPTAALARAEARVEAHSAALKKELGVGDLVLTQILFIVGLSWIGVAGKLGPPHVVFWLLAIVLFYLPSAAVVMYLSRLMPLEGGLYQWAKLGFNETVGFLLAWNLWLYVIVHTSEIGLECATYLSYALGPGAAWMTTSTWFVALATAVLLALMVAASTVGLAVGKWVHNAGGVVMLLVFALLLVLPVLSLATGHLRAYHPLRTSVPPFSLYNLNILGKMGFGALGGFEYVAILAGETRSPARAVRRSVLVAAPVIALMFILGTSTVVAFIPTRDIDLVGPLPQVLRAGFGPFGIAGQLVTVAILMSLAMRVAQTNVSFTAVARLPMVAGWDRLLPAWFSRLHATYRTPVNSIVLVGVCAFGIALLSLVGVGQAEAFQLLFNASGMFYALTYVVMFAIPLFGLRGVTPRPPAWLKVASASGLLMTVLNVVLSVVPIIAVRSVAAFAFKISLVIVAANAVGIGVLVTARRRAAQGATT from the coding sequence ATGCGCGAGGCCCGCACGACGAAGGACCCGATGAACGACGAGCCGGCGCCCGCGCCGTCGCCCACGGCGGCGCTCGCCCGGGCCGAGGCGCGCGTGGAGGCGCACAGCGCGGCGCTGAAGAAGGAGCTCGGCGTCGGGGACCTCGTGCTCACGCAGATCCTCTTCATCGTCGGCCTCTCGTGGATCGGCGTCGCGGGCAAGCTCGGGCCGCCGCACGTCGTCTTCTGGCTGCTCGCGATCGTGCTCTTCTACCTGCCTTCGGCCGCGGTGGTGATGTACCTGAGCCGCCTGATGCCGCTCGAGGGCGGGCTGTACCAGTGGGCGAAGCTCGGCTTCAACGAGACGGTCGGCTTCCTGCTCGCGTGGAACCTGTGGCTGTACGTGATCGTGCACACGTCCGAAATCGGGCTGGAGTGCGCGACGTACCTCTCGTACGCGCTCGGACCGGGCGCGGCGTGGATGACGACGAGTACGTGGTTCGTGGCGCTGGCGACGGCGGTGCTGCTCGCGCTCATGGTCGCGGCGTCGACGGTCGGGCTGGCGGTCGGCAAGTGGGTGCACAACGCGGGCGGCGTCGTGATGCTCCTCGTCTTCGCCCTCCTGCTGGTCCTCCCCGTGCTCAGCCTCGCCACGGGCCACCTGCGCGCGTACCACCCGCTGCGGACGAGCGTCCCGCCGTTCTCGCTCTACAACCTGAACATTCTTGGGAAGATGGGTTTCGGGGCGCTCGGCGGGTTCGAGTACGTCGCGATCCTCGCCGGGGAGACCCGGTCGCCGGCGCGGGCTGTTAGGCGGTCGGTGCTCGTCGCGGCGCCGGTGATCGCGCTCATGTTCATCCTCGGGACGAGCACGGTGGTCGCGTTCATCCCGACGCGCGACATCGACCTCGTGGGTCCGCTGCCGCAGGTGCTGCGCGCGGGGTTCGGGCCGTTCGGGATCGCCGGGCAGCTCGTGACGGTCGCGATCCTGATGTCGCTCGCGATGCGCGTGGCGCAGACCAACGTGAGCTTCACCGCCGTGGCGCGCCTGCCGATGGTCGCGGGGTGGGACCGCCTGCTGCCGGCGTGGTTCAGCCGGCTGCACGCGACCTACCGCACGCCGGTCAACTCGATCGTGCTGGTCGGCGTGTGCGCGTTCGGCATCGCGCTGCTGAGCCTCGTCGGCGTGGGGCAGGCGGAGGCGTTCCAGCTCCTGTTCAACGCGAGCGGGATGTTCTACGCGCTGACCTACGTCGTGATGTTCGCGATCCCGCTGTTCGGGCTGCGCGGCGTCACGCCGAGGCCGCCGGCGTGGCTCAAGGTGGCGTCGGCCTCGGGGCTGCTCATGACGGTGCTCAACGTCGTGCTGTCGGTGGTCCCGATCATCGCGGTGCGGAGCGTCGCCGCGTTCGCGTTCAAGATCTCACTCGTGATCGTGGCGGCGAACGCGGTCGGCATCGGCGTCCTCGTCACGGCGAGGCGGCGGGCGGCGCAGGGGGCGACGACGTGA
- a CDS encoding acid phosphatase, whose protein sequence is MTVRLTPRPAGPAVGALAAAALAFAACNDSTSPSVAASADVSKVNHLVVIYLENRSFDNTYGEFAGAEGLSTGAARATQLDPNGQAYTTLPQVTGSPLPTTLANAPFDIGQYVPPSTPTRDLVHRFYQEQQQIDGGKMDRYVAVSDAKGLSLGYYHTAQLPLAAEAAKYTLADHFFHSAFGGSFLNHIYLIAAAAPTFPGAPAGMVAKLDANGALLADGAVTPDGYVVNTAYSVNAPHPASAPAANLVPSQTMPTIGDRLSGKNVSWAWYAGGWNNAMAGTPDPTFQFHHQPFAYFATYADGTAAKAAHLKDETDFLAAARAGTLPAVSFVKPLGVNNEHPGYADILTGENHVLQLVDAVRNGPNWKDAAIVITYDENGGFWDHVAPPTVDRWGPGTRVPALVISPFAKRGYVDHTTYETASILALIEKRYGLQPLGTHDANAANMLAAFDFSQTAP, encoded by the coding sequence ATGACCGTCCGCCTCACGCCCCGCCCGGCCGGCCCGGCCGTCGGCGCCCTCGCCGCCGCGGCGCTCGCCTTCGCCGCCTGCAACGACAGCACCTCGCCGTCCGTCGCCGCCTCGGCCGACGTCTCGAAGGTCAACCACCTCGTCGTCATCTACCTCGAGAACCGCTCGTTCGACAACACCTACGGCGAGTTCGCCGGCGCCGAGGGGCTGAGCACCGGCGCCGCGCGCGCCACCCAGCTCGACCCCAACGGCCAGGCGTACACGACGCTGCCGCAGGTCACGGGCTCGCCGCTGCCGACGACGCTCGCCAACGCGCCGTTCGACATCGGCCAGTACGTGCCGCCCTCGACGCCGACGCGCGACCTCGTGCACCGCTTCTACCAGGAGCAGCAGCAGATCGACGGCGGCAAGATGGACCGCTACGTCGCGGTGAGCGACGCCAAGGGCCTCTCGCTCGGCTACTACCACACCGCGCAGCTCCCGCTCGCGGCCGAGGCGGCGAAGTACACGCTCGCCGACCACTTCTTCCACTCGGCGTTCGGCGGCTCGTTCCTGAACCACATCTACCTCATCGCCGCCGCGGCGCCGACGTTCCCCGGCGCGCCCGCGGGCATGGTCGCCAAGCTCGACGCGAACGGCGCGCTCCTCGCCGACGGCGCGGTCACGCCCGACGGCTACGTCGTGAACACCGCGTACTCGGTGAACGCGCCGCACCCGGCGAGCGCGCCCGCGGCGAACCTCGTCCCGAGCCAGACGATGCCGACGATCGGCGACCGGCTGTCGGGCAAGAACGTGAGCTGGGCGTGGTACGCGGGCGGGTGGAACAACGCGATGGCCGGCACGCCCGACCCGACGTTCCAGTTCCACCACCAGCCGTTCGCCTACTTCGCCACCTACGCCGACGGCACCGCGGCCAAGGCCGCGCACCTGAAGGACGAGACCGACTTCCTGGCCGCCGCGCGGGCCGGCACGCTCCCGGCCGTCTCGTTCGTCAAACCGTTAGGCGTGAACAACGAGCACCCGGGCTACGCCGACATCCTCACCGGCGAAAACCACGTGCTGCAGCTCGTCGACGCGGTGCGCAACGGGCCCAACTGGAAGGACGCCGCGATCGTGATCACCTACGACGAGAACGGCGGCTTCTGGGACCACGTCGCGCCCCCGACGGTCGACCGGTGGGGCCCGGGGACGCGCGTCCCGGCGCTGGTCATCTCGCCGTTCGCGAAGAGGGGCTACGTCGACCACACGACGTACGAGACCGCGTCGATCCTCGCCCTCATCGAGAAGCGCTACGGGCTCCAGCCGCTCGGGACGCACGACGCGAACGCGGCGAACATGCTCGCGGCCTTCGACTTCTCCCAGACGGCGCCCTGA
- a CDS encoding cytochrome-c peroxidase, which yields MFRPTRPARAAGALLLGACLGAGGWTAARPHPRRDPARLTHRSVAVAGAPLWSVDAALSARLRGRVAGGLDTLDAALARLARAAAPAARRAAYRDARHAYKRLEGVLAYFAPPVAAALDGTEAEEGDDNPDAGRVVAHGFARLEAHVFGATPAARHDAGAELARMRAAVAPFRAGLPYLAAADAQLVDVARLELARVSTLGIAGVDAGASPGAVAGATADAAAALDGARALVADVAAAAPAARADARSADARLAAAAAYLRAHPDFAAFDRFAFVTGYANPAFAALAALAARVPAPDVALRRAWPRTVASVYDARAFDALAYADADAPRPTAAWVALGRALFAEPALSGDGTRACASCHVPARGFTDGRARAAGLAGAGGRTLRHTPRLAYAAWQPAQFADARAATLEAQVDSVLASPAEMGGSAAAAAARLGRSAEYRRRFAVAEGLPADGLRADGLPAPAAVTPRAVRQALAAYVRSLGRFDSRFDRAVRGDAGAALAPDERRGFNLFMGRARCGTCHFAPLFNGTAPPDFARSDVEVVGVPERYARGGGGRTTRARVDPDSGRAARDHLDGHLHAFTTPSVRGAAAGAVLGGPFMHNGALRTLDDVLDFYDRGGGVGLGADVPNQTLPRDPLHLTGRDRRALVAFLRALADPPPAEPTAARAAVPTHPTVQPPVP from the coding sequence ATGTTCCGCCCCACCCGGCCTGCCCGCGCGGCCGGCGCGCTCCTCCTCGGCGCCTGCCTCGGCGCCGGCGGCTGGACGGCCGCCCGCCCGCACCCCCGGCGCGACCCCGCGCGCCTCACGCACCGATCGGTCGCCGTCGCCGGCGCGCCGCTCTGGAGCGTCGACGCCGCGCTCTCGGCGCGGCTGCGCGGCCGCGTCGCGGGCGGGCTCGACACGCTCGACGCCGCCCTCGCGCGCCTCGCGCGGGCCGCCGCGCCCGCCGCGCGGCGCGCCGCGTACCGCGACGCGCGGCACGCCTACAAGCGGCTCGAAGGCGTGCTCGCCTACTTCGCGCCGCCGGTCGCGGCGGCGCTCGACGGGACGGAGGCCGAGGAGGGGGACGACAACCCCGACGCGGGGCGCGTCGTCGCGCACGGCTTCGCGCGGCTCGAGGCGCACGTCTTCGGGGCCACCCCCGCTGCGCGCCACGACGCCGGCGCCGAGCTCGCGCGCATGCGGGCGGCCGTGGCGCCGTTCCGCGCGGGGCTGCCGTACCTCGCGGCGGCCGACGCGCAGCTCGTCGACGTCGCGCGCCTCGAGCTCGCCCGGGTGAGCACGTTAGGCATCGCGGGCGTCGACGCGGGCGCGTCGCCCGGCGCGGTCGCCGGCGCGACGGCGGACGCCGCGGCCGCGCTCGACGGCGCGCGCGCGCTCGTCGCCGACGTCGCGGCCGCGGCCCCGGCCGCCCGCGCCGACGCGCGCTCGGCCGACGCGCGCCTCGCCGCGGCCGCCGCCTACCTGCGCGCGCACCCCGACTTCGCCGCCTTCGACCGGTTCGCGTTCGTGACCGGGTACGCGAACCCGGCGTTCGCCGCGCTCGCGGCCCTGGCCGCGCGCGTCCCGGCGCCGGACGTCGCGCTGCGGCGGGCGTGGCCGCGGACCGTCGCGAGCGTGTACGACGCGCGCGCGTTCGACGCGCTGGCCTACGCCGACGCCGACGCGCCCCGGCCGACCGCGGCGTGGGTTGCGCTCGGCCGCGCCCTGTTCGCCGAGCCCGCGCTCTCGGGCGACGGGACGCGCGCGTGCGCGTCGTGCCACGTGCCCGCGCGCGGGTTCACCGACGGGCGGGCGCGCGCGGCGGGGCTCGCGGGCGCCGGCGGTCGCACCCTGCGCCACACGCCGCGCCTCGCGTACGCCGCGTGGCAGCCCGCGCAGTTCGCCGACGCGCGCGCCGCCACGCTCGAGGCGCAGGTCGACAGCGTGCTCGCGAGCCCCGCGGAGATGGGCGGCTCGGCCGCGGCGGCCGCCGCGCGCCTCGGGCGGAGCGCGGAGTACCGGCGCCGCTTCGCCGTGGCGGAGGGCCTGCCGGCGGACGGCCTGCGGGCGGACGGCCTGCCGGCGCCGGCCGCCGTCACGCCGCGCGCCGTGCGGCAGGCGCTCGCCGCCTACGTCCGTTCGTTAGGCCGCTTCGATTCGCGCTTCGACCGCGCCGTGCGGGGCGACGCCGGCGCGGCGCTCGCGCCGGACGAGCGGCGCGGCTTCAACCTGTTCATGGGGCGCGCGCGCTGCGGGACGTGCCACTTCGCGCCGCTCTTCAACGGCACCGCGCCGCCCGACTTCGCGCGCTCCGACGTCGAGGTGGTCGGCGTCCCCGAGCGCTACGCGCGCGGCGGCGGCGGCCGCACGACGCGGGCGCGCGTCGATCCCGACTCCGGCCGCGCCGCGCGCGACCACCTCGACGGGCACCTCCACGCGTTCACGACGCCGTCGGTGCGCGGCGCCGCGGCGGGCGCCGTGTTAGGCGGGCCGTTCATGCACAACGGCGCGCTCCGCACGCTCGACGACGTGCTCGACTTCTACGACCGCGGCGGGGGCGTGGGCCTCGGCGCCGACGTGCCCAACCAGACCCTGCCCCGCGACCCCCTCCACCTCACCGGGCGCGACCGCCGCGCGCTCGTCGCCTTCCTCCGCGCGCTCGCCGACCCGCCGCCGGCCGAGCCGACCGCCGCGCGCGCCGCCGTCCCGACACACCCAACCGTCCAGCCACCCGTCCCATGA
- a CDS encoding amidohydrolase has protein sequence MKIIALEEHLVTPAVRTAWGALPPERRDPNATSPLLGQVAAQLEDLGDRRLRDMDDAGVDVQVLSLTSPGTQGLDPADAVPLARDANDVIAATVARRPDRFAGFATLPTPDPAAAARELERAVTTLGMKGALVFGRSWGPGGRERNADAPEFDDVYATAARLGAPLYLHPQTPAAPVRDAYYGGFGPEVDVAFATAGIGWHYETGVQLLRLVFAGVFDRHPGLQVIAGHWGEVVLFYLERIAMLDKAGLKLERPVADYFRQNVYYTPSGIFSQEYLERTVRIVGAERVLFAVDYPFIPVPKGGARTFLEQSSLSAADRELVAHGNWERLTAGRPAAAA, from the coding sequence GTGAAGATCATCGCCCTCGAAGAGCACCTCGTCACGCCCGCCGTCCGCACCGCCTGGGGCGCGCTGCCGCCCGAGCGCCGGGACCCGAACGCCACGTCGCCGCTGCTCGGCCAGGTCGCGGCGCAGCTCGAAGACCTCGGCGACCGGCGCCTGCGCGACATGGACGACGCGGGCGTGGACGTGCAGGTGCTCTCGCTCACCTCGCCCGGCACGCAGGGCCTCGACCCCGCCGACGCCGTCCCGCTCGCGCGCGACGCCAACGACGTGATCGCGGCCACCGTCGCCAGGCGCCCGGACCGCTTCGCGGGCTTCGCCACGCTCCCCACCCCCGACCCCGCCGCCGCCGCGCGCGAGCTGGAGCGCGCGGTCACGACGTTAGGCATGAAGGGCGCGCTGGTCTTCGGGCGGTCGTGGGGGCCGGGCGGCCGGGAGCGGAACGCCGACGCGCCCGAGTTCGACGACGTCTACGCTACCGCCGCGCGACTCGGCGCGCCGCTCTATCTCCACCCGCAGACGCCCGCGGCCCCCGTGCGCGACGCGTACTACGGCGGGTTCGGGCCGGAGGTCGACGTCGCCTTCGCCACGGCCGGCATCGGGTGGCACTACGAGACCGGCGTCCAGCTCCTGCGCCTCGTGTTCGCCGGCGTCTTCGACCGCCACCCCGGGCTGCAGGTCATCGCCGGGCACTGGGGCGAGGTGGTGCTCTTCTACCTCGAGCGCATCGCGATGCTCGACAAGGCGGGGCTCAAGCTCGAGCGCCCGGTCGCGGACTACTTCCGGCAAAACGTGTACTACACGCCGAGCGGGATCTTCAGCCAGGAGTACCTGGAGCGGACGGTCCGGATCGTCGGGGCCGAGCGGGTGTTGTTCGCGGTCGACTACCCGTTCATCCCCGTGCCCAAGGGCGGCGCGCGGACCTTCCTCGAGCAGTCGTCGCTCTCCGCCGCCGACCGGGAGCTGGTCGCGCACGGGAACTGGGAGCGCCTGACCGCGGGGCGGCCCGCGGCGGCGGCGTGA
- a CDS encoding oxidoreductase, protein MSEPRRPTAAEIPGQQLPYPARQSDLRPAPVSDFRDYRPAGKLAGKAALITGGDSGIGRAVAVAYALEGADVAIVYNETDADAEETRRMVEARGRECLVLKADVREQEACQDAVARAVATFGRLNVLVNNAAFQQAQARFEDVTAEQWDRTFKTNIYGYFHMAQAALPHLGAGDAIINTGSIVGLTGLPILVDYTATKGAIHSFTKSLALYLGPRGIRVNCVVPGPVWTPNIPATMPPGEVEHFGHEVALGRPGQPEELAPAYVLLASADGSFMTGSLVHVTGGRLSASD, encoded by the coding sequence GTGTCCGAGCCCCGGCGCCCGACCGCGGCCGAGATCCCCGGCCAGCAGCTTCCGTATCCCGCGCGCCAGTCGGACCTGCGCCCCGCGCCGGTCTCGGACTTCCGCGACTACCGGCCGGCGGGGAAGCTCGCCGGCAAGGCGGCGCTCATCACCGGCGGCGACTCGGGGATCGGCCGCGCGGTGGCCGTCGCCTACGCGCTCGAGGGCGCCGACGTCGCCATCGTCTACAACGAGACCGACGCCGACGCCGAGGAGACGCGCCGCATGGTCGAGGCGCGGGGCCGGGAGTGCCTCGTGCTCAAGGCCGACGTCCGCGAGCAGGAGGCCTGTCAGGACGCCGTCGCGCGCGCCGTCGCGACGTTCGGCCGGCTCAACGTCCTCGTCAACAACGCCGCCTTCCAGCAGGCCCAGGCGCGGTTCGAGGACGTCACCGCCGAGCAGTGGGACCGGACGTTCAAGACCAACATCTACGGCTACTTCCACATGGCGCAGGCCGCGCTGCCGCACCTCGGCGCGGGCGACGCGATCATCAACACCGGGAGCATCGTCGGCCTCACGGGGCTGCCGATCCTCGTCGACTACACGGCGACGAAGGGGGCCATCCACAGCTTCACCAAGTCGCTCGCCCTCTACCTCGGCCCGCGCGGCATCCGGGTCAACTGCGTGGTGCCGGGCCCCGTGTGGACCCCCAACATCCCGGCGACCATGCCGCCCGGGGAGGTGGAACACTTCGGGCACGAAGTCGCGTTGGGACGTCCGGGGCAGCCGGAAGAGCTCGCCCCGGCCTACGTCCTGCTCGCCTCCGCCGACGGCAGCTTCATGACCGGCAGTCTGGTGCACGTGACCGGCGGCCGCCTTTCGGCGAGCGACTAA
- a CDS encoding toxin YoeB — translation MSPRAQPKRVAVLQDECRDDLRSWVDTNRKVALRVLDLMEAVMRDPFGGLGKPEPLKHLGGNVWSRRVTEADRLVCEVFDDRVEFLQARYHD, via the coding sequence GTGAGCCCGCGCGCCCAGCCGAAGCGCGTGGCGGTGCTCCAGGACGAGTGCCGCGACGACCTGCGCTCCTGGGTGGACACGAACCGCAAGGTGGCGCTCCGCGTGCTGGACCTGATGGAGGCGGTGATGCGTGATCCGTTCGGCGGGCTCGGCAAGCCGGAGCCGCTGAAGCACCTGGGCGGGAACGTCTGGTCGCGGCGGGTCACGGAGGCGGACCGCCTCGTGTGCGAGGTGTTCGACGACCGGGTCGAGTTCCTGCAGGCGCGTTATCACGATTGA